Proteins encoded together in one Nyctibius grandis isolate bNycGra1 chromosome 1, bNycGra1.pri, whole genome shotgun sequence window:
- the MRPL19 gene encoding large ribosomal subunit protein bL19m — MAAACGRLVPRSAAALPARCFSFSSYRISSDGKPAKFQPPPKPVIIDKQKQREERRFLSPEFIPPRGRTDPLKFYIERKDMIQRRKVINIPEFYVGSILAVTTADPYANDKTNRFVGICIQRGGKGLGATFVLRNVIEDQGVEVCYELYSPRIQAIEVLKLEKRLDDNLMYLRDALPEYSTFDMNMKPVSRLDHEEIPVNKLQVRMKPKPWSKRWERPKYNIKGIKFELPEKKMKEAQKWSQPWLEFDMLREYDTSKIEDKIWKEVSEELKK, encoded by the exons ATGGCGGCCGCCTGCGGGAGGCTGGTGCCGCGCAGTgccgccgccctgcccgccA ggtgtttttctttctcgAGCTATCGAATTAGCAGCGATGGAAAGCCAGCAAAATTTCAGCCGCCGCCAAAGCCCGTCATTATTGacaagcagaagcagagagaggagaggag GTTCTTGAGCCCTGAATTTATACCTCCCAGAGGGAGAACAGATCCTCTTAAATTCTATATAGAAAGAAAGGATATGATACAGAGACGGAAAGTCATCAACATCCCAGAGTTCTATGTTG gCAGCATACTCGCTGTTACTACTGCAGATCCGTATGCCAATGATAAAACCAACCGGTTTGTAGGCATCTGCAttcaaagaggaggaaaaggacttGGAGCTACCTTTGTTCTTCGGAATGTTATAGAAGACCAAG GCGTTGAAGTATGTTATGAATTGTACAGTCCTCGAATCCAGGCGATTGAGGTTCTGAAGCTAGAAAAGAGGCTGGATGACAACCTGATGTACCTGCGAGATGCCCTCCCTGAATATAGTACTTTCGATATGAATATGAAACCTGTGTCTCGTTTAGACCATGAAGAAATTCCTGTAAACAAG CTGCAGGTACGAATGAAACCTAAACCATGGTCAAAACGGTGGGAAAGGCCAAAATACAATATAAAAGGAATAAAGTTTGAgctacctgaaaaaaaaatgaaagaagcacAGAAGTGGAGCCAGCCATGGCTGGAGTTTGATATGCTGCGAGAATATGATACTTCAAAAATAGAGGACAAAATTTGGAAAGAAGTGAGTGAAgagcttaaaaaataa